A portion of the Cervus elaphus chromosome X, mCerEla1.1, whole genome shotgun sequence genome contains these proteins:
- the LOC122689868 gene encoding melanoma-associated antigen 8-like gives MSELSKPEEDLQDPGEAQGPIEVPLLEAEVGESASHLASYYPASSSAPMEALPQEILDRMIGKLMKFLLLKYRAKELTSQAEMLNKVLRDNQEHFPVVFREVSVCLQLVFGVDVKEVDPAEHIYILVPILGLTCDEMLSDGVGLPKAGFLVLVLSMIMRFGDPAPEEAVWGALRRMGVYVGSEQCVFGELRELLTQVWVREGYLRYQQVPDSHPVCYEFLWGPRAYVETSKWQVMAFMRRVNQRALRTFPFLSA, from the coding sequence atgagtgagctcagcaaacccgaggaagaccttcaggacccaggcgaggcccagggccctatcgaggtgccgctcttggaggctgaggtgggggagtccgcatcccacttggcctcctactacccagcatcctcctctgctcctatggaggccttgccccaggaaattctggataggatgataggtaaactgatgaagttcctgctcctcaagtatcgagccaaggagctgacctcccaggcggaaatgctgaataaggtcctcagggataaccaggagcacttcccggtggtcttcagggaagtctcagtgtgcctgcagctggtctttggcgtggacgtgaaagaggtggacccagcggagcacatctacatcttggtccccatcctgggcctcacttgcgatgagatgctgagcgatggggtgggcctgcccaaggccggcttcctggtgctggtcctcagcatgatcatgcggtttggagacccggcccctgaggaggcggtctggggagcactcagaaggatgggggtgtatgttgggagtgagcagtgtgtctttggggagctcagggagcttctgacccaagtgtgggtgcgggaaggatacctgcggtaccagcaggtgcctgacagccaccctgtttgctatgagttcctgtggggtccccgggcctatgtggagaccagcaagtggcaagtcatggcatttatgcgcagggtcaaccaaagggctttgaggaccttcccattcctgtctgcataa
- the LOC122689851 gene encoding melanoma-associated antigen 8-like, which translates to MSELSKPEEDLQDPGEAQGPIEVPLLEAEVGESASHLASYYPASSSAPMEALPQEILDRMIGKLMKFLLLKYRAKELTSQAEMLNKVLRDNQEHFPVVFREVSVCLQLVFGVDVKEVDPAEHIYILVPILGLTCDEMLSDGVGLPKAGFLVLVLSMIMRFGDPAPEEAVWGALRRMGVYVGSEQCVFGELRELLTQVWVREGYLRYQQVPDSHPVCYEFLWGPRAYVETSKWQVMAFMRRVNQRALRTFPFLSA; encoded by the coding sequence atgagtgagctcagcaaacccgaggaagaccttcaggacccaggcgaggcccagggccctatcgaggtgccgctcttggaggctgaggtgggggagtccgcatcccacttggcctcctactacccagcatcctcctctgctcctatggaggccttgccccaggaaattctggataggatgataggtaaactgatgaagttcctgctcctcaagtatcgagccaaggagctgacctcccaggcggaaatgctgaataaggtcctcagggataaccaggagcacttcccggtggtcttcagggaagtctcagtgtgcctgcagctggtctttggcgtggacgtgaaagaggtggacccagcggagcacatctacatcttggtccccatcctgggcctcacttgcgatgagatgctgagcgatggggtgggcctgcccaaggccggcttcctggtgctggtcctcagcatgatcatgcggtttggagacccggcccctgaggaggcggtctggggagcactcagaaggatgggggtgtatgttgggagtgagcagtgtgtctttggggagctcagggagcttctgacccaagtgtgggtgcgggaaggatacctgcggtaccagcaggtgcctgacagccaccctgtttgctatgagttcctgtggggtccccgggcctatgtggagaccagcaagtggcaagtcatggcATTTATGCGCAGGGTCAACCAAAGGGCTTTGAGGACCTTCCCATTCCTGTCTGCATAA